Proteins encoded by one window of Kribbella flavida DSM 17836:
- a CDS encoding GTP-binding protein LepA: MRAKPGRRTPVGRDSRDSLRRFVEMLAEKHPPLSLDAADLTIKDPEQVRRRFGRVFGYLTRVELEVERNVLELRVLMPESTETDRIFYEQVWWPQELQHGVLLDAAQQGFGMMPVPIDVARVSARIRVTGALSHLPGMLGVIRLLYYLTGAATERSAVIAYSRLLDGLRAMGEHAIAETVIAPIRRQEPGHFAYYRGSAEALVKEEGLSDWQLQLARILRRRSFAPVGVTSRRQRADFGDVARALHLDRDLPAVARQISLVEHELLWAQQLGLKVPRYIMAALDEAIALSTARSAAQSVRN, encoded by the coding sequence ATGCGGGCCAAGCCGGGACGACGTACGCCGGTCGGCCGCGACTCTCGGGACAGCCTTCGCCGGTTCGTCGAAATGCTCGCCGAGAAGCATCCGCCGTTGTCACTCGATGCCGCCGACCTGACGATCAAGGACCCCGAGCAGGTCCGCCGCCGATTCGGCCGGGTGTTCGGCTACCTCACCCGGGTGGAGCTCGAGGTCGAGCGGAACGTGCTCGAGCTACGGGTTCTGATGCCCGAGAGCACCGAGACAGACCGGATCTTCTACGAACAGGTGTGGTGGCCGCAGGAGCTGCAGCACGGCGTCCTTCTCGACGCGGCCCAGCAAGGCTTCGGGATGATGCCGGTCCCGATCGACGTGGCGAGGGTGAGTGCCAGGATCCGGGTGACCGGGGCGCTCTCGCACCTGCCGGGCATGCTCGGAGTGATCCGGCTGCTCTACTACCTGACCGGTGCGGCCACGGAGCGATCGGCGGTGATCGCGTACTCGCGCCTGCTCGACGGACTCCGGGCGATGGGCGAGCACGCAATCGCAGAGACGGTCATTGCTCCGATCAGGCGGCAGGAGCCCGGGCACTTCGCGTACTACCGCGGGTCGGCCGAGGCGCTGGTGAAAGAGGAAGGGCTCAGCGACTGGCAGCTTCAGCTCGCGCGGATACTGCGCCGGCGGTCATTCGCTCCGGTCGGCGTGACCAGCCGTCGGCAGCGCGCGGACTTCGGCGATGTCGCGCGTGCGCTGCATCTCGACCGCGACCTGCCGGCGGTCGCGCGCCAGATCAGCCTGGTGGAGCACGAGCTGCTGTGGGCTCAGCAGCTGGGCCTGAAGGTTCCGCGGTACATCATGGCTGCCCTCGACGAAGCGATAGCGCTGAGCACTGCCCGCAGCGCGGCGCAAAGTGTGCGGAACTGA
- a CDS encoding RecQ family ATP-dependent DNA helicase: MDDAQRRSTTGFGADGAQDTAEALARSVFGWSSLRAAQRQVLEPVLAGRDTLGVIATGSGKSGVYQLAGLLSGGLTVVVSPLVALQRDQLRGLAGRSMPDGRPLRAAQLNALVHVAEQRAAEAALREGALDFLLLGPEQLTRPGTRELLSTSGRSCTMLVVDEAHLVSEWGLDFRPDYLQLADARRLLGHPQVLALTATASPPVQGEITRRLGMTDPAVVVASFDRPNISLAVHAVHGNSAADRERADVAVVQAALSGPTPALVYAATRRHCEEMAGRFRHRDVQAAPYHAGLPAAERSATQDAFLTGDLDVVVATSAFGVGIDKPDVRSVVHASPPGSLDEYYQEVGRAGRDGQPARAVLVFNPGDLRLPRMFAAAARVRDADVDAVLAVLTRTAGPLELPDLARRTGLGVRRTEKIVERLADAGAATLRAGTVIPHLDAEQAAGTVRRTHDAEQARHAVAESRIDAVRHYAETQHCRRAELLAWFGEAFTGPCGNCDNDRRPVRQLRAPLRPAGELYPGAGVDPGTRLQHRLWGAGVVLSADAHELLVVFDSVGYRHLTPSTLTNGLLHIEPAG, encoded by the coding sequence GTGGATGATGCGCAGCGGAGGTCGACCACCGGATTCGGGGCGGACGGAGCACAAGACACCGCCGAGGCACTGGCCCGAAGCGTCTTCGGCTGGTCCAGCCTTCGCGCCGCGCAACGGCAGGTGCTGGAACCGGTCCTGGCGGGGCGGGACACCCTTGGCGTCATCGCGACCGGCAGCGGCAAGAGCGGCGTCTACCAGCTCGCCGGGCTGCTGTCCGGCGGGCTGACCGTCGTCGTCTCCCCCTTGGTGGCACTGCAACGCGACCAGCTGCGAGGGCTGGCCGGCCGCTCGATGCCCGACGGCCGGCCGTTGCGGGCCGCGCAGCTGAACGCCTTGGTACACGTCGCCGAGCAGCGCGCCGCAGAGGCTGCCCTTCGGGAAGGTGCGCTGGACTTCCTGCTGCTCGGGCCGGAGCAGCTGACTCGGCCGGGCACCCGCGAACTGCTCTCCACCAGCGGGCGGTCGTGCACCATGCTCGTCGTCGACGAAGCGCATCTCGTCAGCGAGTGGGGGCTGGACTTCCGCCCCGACTATCTCCAGCTGGCCGACGCGCGCCGGCTGCTTGGTCACCCGCAGGTGCTCGCGCTGACCGCGACCGCGTCCCCGCCCGTGCAGGGCGAGATCACCCGCCGGCTCGGCATGACCGACCCGGCGGTCGTCGTCGCCAGTTTCGACCGGCCCAACATCAGCCTCGCGGTTCACGCCGTCCACGGGAACTCCGCCGCCGACCGCGAACGGGCCGACGTCGCCGTGGTGCAGGCCGCTCTCTCGGGCCCTACGCCCGCCCTGGTCTACGCGGCCACCCGCCGGCACTGCGAGGAGATGGCCGGGAGGTTCCGGCACAGGGACGTCCAAGCAGCGCCGTACCACGCCGGCCTGCCGGCCGCAGAGCGCTCAGCGACCCAGGACGCCTTTCTCACCGGCGACCTGGACGTCGTGGTGGCCACCAGCGCCTTCGGCGTGGGCATCGACAAGCCGGACGTGCGCAGCGTGGTGCACGCCAGCCCACCGGGCAGTCTCGACGAGTACTACCAAGAGGTCGGACGCGCCGGCCGGGACGGTCAGCCGGCCCGGGCGGTGCTGGTGTTCAACCCGGGTGACCTGCGGCTGCCACGGATGTTCGCCGCGGCTGCCCGGGTCCGCGACGCCGACGTGGACGCCGTGCTGGCCGTGCTCACCCGGACCGCCGGCCCGCTCGAACTTCCCGACCTGGCCCGCCGCACCGGCCTCGGCGTCCGGCGGACCGAAAAGATCGTCGAACGGCTCGCGGACGCCGGGGCCGCGACCCTGCGCGCGGGCACCGTGATCCCGCACCTCGACGCAGAGCAGGCCGCCGGGACGGTTCGGCGGACACATGACGCGGAGCAGGCGCGCCATGCCGTCGCCGAGAGCCGGATCGACGCGGTCCGCCACTACGCCGAGACACAGCACTGCCGCCGCGCGGAGCTGCTGGCCTGGTTCGGAGAGGCGTTCACCGGTCCGTGCGGCAATTGCGACAACGATCGTCGGCCTGTACGTCAGTTGCGCGCGCCGCTGCGCCCAGCAGGCGAGCTGTACCCGGGTGCCGGCGTCGACCCCGGCACCCGGTTACAGCACCGCTTGTGGGGCGCAGGCGTGGTGCTGTCCGCCGATGCGCACGAGCTGCTCGTGGTGTTCGACTCGGTCGGCTACCGCCACCTCACGCCATCGACCTTGACCAACGGTCTGCTGCACATCGAACCGGCCGGATGA
- a CDS encoding FtsX-like permease family protein: MLRLLTRDLIFNARIWLGLVAVSAAGAAAVAVSASLAEAAYRTPGNTGLALYGISGSLLVFTSVAAVVVFSSVAGLTVSLHRRDHALWQMVGIGPGSIRTIVLVQLVVVGTVGAVLGCLLTAPLLQPVANYVFAGSSGLDGVRLRLGAVGAFATVAVVAGLLLAGGSGTARRAGRVSGLELLREAAVPQLSMTRVRWLLGAGLLAVITSVVVGLRGRAPADLETSLSLIPPMVSGLLVAVSPLATAPLARAWTSLVPARASASWYLARNVAFAALDRSTAAINPLVVTIALTGGLYSAHGAVGAFEAARTGTPSAEIPAQFVVLLLGGPLLLAAVGAAATVAMSGRARTRDAALLEAAGGTPGTVVASAAWEAVVQVGTAALLGTVAVASGAVAGVWALGWQSLSAATAGLAAVGVTAAGGLVLVLTATVVPAVLRLRHDPVRVLTAE; this comes from the coding sequence ATGCTTCGTCTGCTGACCCGTGACCTGATCTTCAACGCCCGCATCTGGCTGGGGCTCGTCGCCGTCTCTGCGGCCGGCGCCGCGGCCGTCGCCGTCAGCGCGAGCCTCGCCGAGGCCGCGTACCGCACGCCGGGCAACACCGGGCTGGCCCTGTACGGGATCAGCGGCTCGCTGCTCGTCTTCACCTCGGTCGCTGCCGTGGTGGTCTTCAGCTCGGTGGCCGGCCTGACCGTGTCGCTGCACCGGCGCGACCATGCGCTGTGGCAAATGGTCGGGATCGGCCCTGGCTCCATCCGGACCATCGTGCTCGTCCAGCTGGTGGTCGTCGGGACAGTCGGTGCGGTGCTCGGCTGCCTGCTGACGGCGCCGCTGCTGCAGCCCGTGGCCAACTACGTCTTCGCCGGCTCCTCGGGACTGGATGGCGTCCGCTTGCGGCTCGGTGCGGTCGGAGCCTTCGCGACCGTCGCCGTGGTCGCCGGGCTGCTGCTGGCCGGTGGATCGGGCACCGCACGCCGAGCCGGGCGCGTGTCTGGTCTCGAGCTGCTGCGTGAGGCGGCGGTTCCCCAGCTCAGCATGACCCGCGTGCGCTGGCTGCTGGGCGCCGGCCTCCTGGCTGTGATCACCTCCGTCGTTGTCGGTCTGCGCGGCCGGGCCCCGGCCGACCTCGAGACGTCGTTGTCGCTGATACCGCCGATGGTCTCCGGCCTGCTCGTCGCCGTGTCCCCGCTGGCCACCGCACCGCTGGCCCGGGCTTGGACCAGCCTGGTGCCGGCACGGGCGTCCGCCTCCTGGTACCTGGCCAGGAACGTCGCCTTCGCCGCCCTGGACCGCAGTACCGCGGCCATCAACCCGCTGGTGGTGACCATTGCCCTCACCGGTGGCCTGTACTCCGCGCACGGCGCCGTCGGCGCGTTCGAAGCCGCGCGGACCGGCACACCGTCGGCCGAGATACCGGCACAGTTCGTCGTCCTGCTTCTGGGCGGCCCGCTCTTGCTCGCGGCCGTCGGCGCCGCAGCGACGGTCGCCATGTCCGGTCGGGCGCGGACCAGGGACGCCGCACTGCTGGAGGCCGCCGGCGGCACGCCCGGCACGGTCGTCGCCTCGGCTGCGTGGGAGGCGGTGGTCCAGGTGGGCACCGCCGCACTGCTGGGGACAGTCGCAGTCGCGTCCGGGGCGGTCGCCGGGGTCTGGGCGCTCGGCTGGCAGTCCTTGAGCGCCGCCACTGCGGGTCTCGCGGCCGTCGGAGTGACCGCCGCCGGTGGACTGGTGCTGGTGCTCACCGCCACGGTCGTCCCGGCGGTGCTGCGGCTGAGGCATGACCCGGTACGGGTGCTGACCGCGGAGTGA
- a CDS encoding Gfo/Idh/MocA family protein: protein MRVGVVGLRQGLHLGVWAARLGFKVVAVCDHDPALHGTAQQQLPDATVTDRWQDLLDADLDGVVLANDFDAHAPLAIAFLERGIHVLSETAACADVEQGRRLIAAADASSATYSFAENYVFHPQVRLIRQAVDAGELGRPQLIEADYLHGLSREQVDGLIGDPAHWRGRIAATAYCTHTVSPVLALTGGRPVEVTAFAVDADDPRAAVTIVVRLSTGALAITRHGFLQGEPDSHWSWLSVRGSHALAESLRAAGDSAWSVRVRREAWTRQDGAPHEEVRTPSALTRDGRPVDRGAEGTVLLLEGFRDTAERGEPPLVPVRAAVEASLVGVAGAESLRSGSRPVAMPDLSGS from the coding sequence ATGCGTGTCGGAGTCGTCGGACTGAGGCAAGGTCTGCATCTGGGGGTATGGGCTGCCCGACTCGGGTTCAAGGTCGTCGCGGTGTGCGATCACGACCCGGCCCTGCACGGCACCGCTCAGCAGCAGTTGCCTGATGCAACGGTCACCGATCGCTGGCAGGACCTGCTCGACGCCGATCTCGACGGGGTTGTGCTCGCCAACGACTTCGACGCTCACGCGCCGCTGGCGATCGCGTTCCTGGAACGCGGCATCCACGTCCTGTCCGAGACCGCGGCCTGTGCCGACGTCGAGCAGGGACGCCGGCTGATCGCGGCGGCGGACGCCTCCTCGGCGACGTACTCGTTCGCGGAGAACTACGTCTTCCATCCGCAGGTCCGGCTGATCCGGCAGGCCGTCGACGCGGGCGAGCTGGGTCGGCCCCAGTTGATCGAGGCCGACTACCTCCACGGGTTGTCCCGCGAGCAGGTCGACGGGTTGATCGGTGACCCGGCCCACTGGCGCGGCCGGATCGCCGCCACCGCGTACTGCACCCACACCGTGTCGCCGGTGCTGGCGCTCACCGGTGGCCGGCCGGTGGAGGTCACGGCGTTCGCGGTCGACGCCGATGACCCGCGGGCCGCGGTCACCATCGTGGTCCGGCTCTCGACCGGCGCGCTGGCGATCACCCGGCACGGCTTCCTCCAGGGCGAGCCGGACAGTCACTGGAGCTGGCTGTCCGTCCGGGGTTCCCACGCCCTGGCGGAGTCCCTGCGTGCGGCGGGCGACAGCGCATGGTCGGTGCGGGTTCGCCGTGAGGCGTGGACCCGGCAGGACGGGGCGCCTCACGAGGAGGTACGTACGCCGTCCGCGCTCACCCGCGACGGACGGCCCGTTGACCGCGGCGCCGAGGGCACCGTGCTGCTGCTCGAAGGTTTCCGGGACACCGCTGAACGTGGCGAACCCCCGCTGGTCCCGGTCAGAGCCGCGGTCGAGGCATCGCTGGTCGGTGTCGCCGGTGCCGAGTCGCTGCGCTCCGGTTCACGGCCTGTGGCCATGCCCGACCTCTCCGGTTCCTAG
- a CDS encoding GNAT family N-acetyltransferase, with protein MSALTVDRLTAADRETWQWLFAGYNEFYGRTMPAEFFDRCWAEFSAAERMHALGAKVDGSLVGIAHFLTHASTTSADVCYLQDLFTAPDARGRGVARALIAAVTDWATANDCSRVYWATQESNTAARRLYDQVAENRGFILYSIQLP; from the coding sequence ATGAGCGCCTTGACCGTCGACCGCCTGACTGCGGCTGACCGCGAGACCTGGCAGTGGTTGTTCGCGGGGTACAACGAGTTCTACGGGCGGACGATGCCGGCCGAGTTCTTCGACCGCTGCTGGGCCGAGTTCAGCGCGGCCGAGCGGATGCACGCCCTCGGTGCGAAGGTGGACGGCTCGCTGGTGGGCATCGCACACTTTCTCACGCACGCGAGCACCACGTCGGCCGACGTCTGCTACCTGCAGGACCTCTTCACCGCACCGGACGCCCGCGGCCGGGGCGTCGCCCGGGCGCTGATCGCCGCGGTCACCGACTGGGCGACGGCCAACGACTGCAGCCGCGTCTACTGGGCGACCCAGGAATCGAACACGGCTGCCCGCCGCCTCTACGATCAGGTCGCCGAGAACCGCGGCTTCATCCTGTACTCGATCCAGCTGCCGTAG
- a CDS encoding DNA topoisomerase IB, giving the protein MKALRPPGLHRVRIEGRLVWYDEAGRPVEDAGELARLAELAVPPAWREVWAAADPQAAVQATGVDARGRTQYRYLPAVLQAHAEDKFGALAAFGRALPSLRRTVADHVSEPLGDHPDRRPVLAAMTRLLDRGFFRVGSSRYLRDNHTYGLTTLRRDQVTITGSVLHFDYVAKEHLHRITDVDDADSARVVVALLAMPGTPDQPLFRAATHPRPPGPVSSATVNAYLHGLIGLPATAKAFRTWSGTVVAAAARAGAVLPGLATRASPDSPRVAVVSAAALLGNTPAVARTSYVHPAVLAGDPAPEVARAVDAVAEREGHRDLRLVWTDAGVQAAVAHQLEEVNTSSTPHG; this is encoded by the coding sequence ATGAAGGCTCTCCGCCCACCCGGCCTGCACCGCGTGCGGATCGAAGGACGTCTCGTCTGGTACGACGAGGCGGGCCGGCCGGTCGAGGACGCTGGTGAGCTGGCGCGTCTGGCGGAACTGGCCGTACCGCCCGCCTGGCGCGAGGTGTGGGCCGCCGCCGACCCGCAGGCGGCCGTGCAGGCGACCGGCGTGGATGCGCGGGGACGGACGCAGTACCGCTACCTCCCGGCCGTCCTTCAGGCGCACGCCGAGGACAAGTTCGGCGCGCTGGCGGCCTTCGGACGCGCCCTGCCGTCGCTGCGCCGAACCGTGGCCGACCACGTGTCGGAGCCTCTCGGGGACCACCCGGACCGTCGGCCGGTACTCGCTGCCATGACGCGCCTGCTCGACCGCGGCTTCTTCCGCGTCGGCAGCAGCCGCTATCTCCGCGACAATCACACCTACGGCCTGACCACACTGCGCCGCGACCAGGTAACAATCACCGGCAGCGTGCTGCACTTCGACTACGTGGCCAAGGAGCATCTGCACCGGATCACCGACGTCGACGACGCGGACAGCGCACGGGTCGTCGTCGCGCTGCTGGCGATGCCTGGCACGCCGGACCAGCCACTGTTTCGCGCCGCGACGCACCCGCGGCCCCCTGGCCCGGTGAGCAGCGCGACGGTCAACGCCTACCTGCACGGTCTGATCGGTCTGCCGGCCACCGCCAAGGCATTCCGCACCTGGTCCGGCACCGTCGTGGCCGCGGCCGCCCGGGCCGGCGCCGTACTGCCGGGCCTCGCTACCCGCGCGTCGCCGGATTCACCACGAGTCGCCGTCGTCAGCGCCGCCGCGCTGCTGGGCAACACCCCCGCGGTGGCCCGGACGTCCTACGTTCACCCCGCGGTGCTGGCCGGTGACCCCGCACCTGAGGTGGCCCGGGCAGTCGACGCCGTCGCCGAGCGCGAAGGCCACCGAGACCTGCGGCTGGTCTGGACCGACGCCGGCGTCCAGGCGGCCGTCGCGCACCAGCTCGAGGAGGTCAACACCTCGTCCACCCCGCACGGCTGA
- a CDS encoding SGNH/GDSL hydrolase family protein, with protein MIPLRHLVVGAQGWWVRRRTDVLPPAGGPVAGLVGETLSAEPLRLGVLGESTAAGCGVATHDEGFAGFLARGLSDLTDRPVAWHVVGRHGATSRRIRHRLVDELGGRYDLVVLLAGANDVLSRRTTAEWREDLTGILDALASRADQVVVVGIPPFDSFPALPRALRRYLADGGRALDEVAQQVCADRENARWIGADGIDDVGPDFFARDNFHPSTHGYRRWADIVLAALPALER; from the coding sequence GTGATTCCGTTGCGTCACTTGGTCGTCGGAGCGCAAGGCTGGTGGGTTCGCCGGAGGACCGATGTGCTGCCACCGGCCGGTGGTCCCGTCGCGGGGCTGGTCGGCGAGACGCTGTCCGCCGAGCCGTTGCGCCTCGGCGTCCTGGGCGAGTCCACAGCGGCCGGCTGCGGTGTGGCGACGCACGACGAGGGCTTTGCCGGGTTCCTCGCGCGGGGTCTTTCCGACCTGACGGACCGGCCGGTCGCGTGGCACGTGGTGGGCCGGCACGGCGCGACGTCCCGGCGGATCCGCCATCGCCTCGTGGACGAACTCGGCGGGCGGTACGACCTCGTCGTACTGCTCGCGGGCGCCAACGACGTCCTCAGCCGGCGGACCACCGCCGAGTGGCGGGAGGATCTGACGGGCATTCTCGACGCTCTCGCCTCGCGCGCCGACCAGGTTGTCGTCGTCGGCATACCGCCGTTCGACTCGTTCCCGGCGCTGCCCCGCGCGCTACGGCGCTACCTGGCCGACGGGGGACGAGCACTCGACGAGGTCGCTCAGCAAGTCTGCGCCGACCGGGAGAACGCGCGGTGGATCGGCGCGGACGGCATCGACGACGTCGGCCCGGACTTCTTCGCCCGCGACAACTTCCATCCCTCCACGCACGGCTACCGACGCTGGGCCGACATCGTCCTGGCAGCCCTGCCGGCCCTCGAGCGCTGA
- a CDS encoding VOC family protein — MTTLHPGSILLGSTRPAELRDWYRKALAPDQDGDGAIDLGGFLLVIDHRDDIASTNPEPGRMMLNFHVDDFAAVEAQLQAAGVQWLAPGEDRPAGRFGTFVDPDGNYLQIIQFTQHP; from the coding sequence GTGACCACTCTGCACCCCGGCAGCATCCTGCTCGGCTCGACCCGGCCCGCCGAGCTCCGTGACTGGTACCGCAAGGCGCTCGCGCCGGACCAGGACGGCGACGGGGCGATCGACCTCGGCGGCTTCCTGCTGGTGATCGATCACCGCGACGACATCGCCTCGACGAATCCCGAGCCGGGCCGGATGATGCTCAACTTCCACGTGGACGACTTCGCCGCCGTCGAGGCGCAGCTCCAGGCGGCCGGCGTGCAGTGGCTGGCGCCCGGGGAGGACCGCCCGGCCGGCCGCTTCGGCACGTTCGTCGACCCGGACGGCAACTACCTGCAGATCATCCAGTTCACGCAGCACCCATGA
- a CDS encoding SDR family NAD(P)-dependent oxidoreductase, translating to MTLIQTPFDARSTAAEVLAGVDLSGKRMIVTGGASGLGTETVRALAGAGAEVTVATRRPDAGSALAQLPGVRVAALDLADPASVQAFVASWTGPLHALVANAGIMAVPTRELSPAGWELQLATNFLGHFQLAHGLHDALRAAGNSRVVVVSSGVQRSSPVDLDDLHFERRPYDPWAAYGQSKTAGVLLAAGIARNWAGEAITANALAPGFIHTNLQRLISPETMRAMGAMDEDGKLITPEYYKTPEQGAATSVLLAGSPLVEGVTGRYFEDNQEAEVVAGGPDVRRGVAEWAVDPVAADRLWSLALETL from the coding sequence ATGACCTTGATCCAAACCCCTTTTGACGCTCGCAGCACCGCCGCCGAGGTCCTCGCCGGCGTGGACCTGAGCGGGAAGCGCATGATCGTCACCGGCGGGGCTTCCGGCCTCGGGACGGAGACCGTTCGTGCGCTGGCCGGTGCCGGTGCGGAGGTCACCGTCGCCACCCGCCGCCCCGACGCCGGAAGTGCGTTGGCCCAGCTCCCGGGCGTGCGGGTCGCCGCCCTGGACCTGGCCGACCCGGCGTCCGTGCAGGCTTTCGTGGCGTCCTGGACCGGCCCGTTGCACGCGCTGGTGGCGAACGCCGGAATCATGGCCGTGCCGACCCGGGAACTGAGTCCGGCGGGGTGGGAGTTGCAGCTGGCAACCAACTTTCTCGGCCACTTCCAGCTCGCGCACGGACTGCACGACGCCCTCCGCGCCGCCGGGAACTCGCGCGTGGTCGTGGTGAGCTCCGGTGTGCAGCGAAGCTCGCCGGTCGACCTGGACGACCTCCACTTCGAGCGGCGCCCGTACGATCCGTGGGCGGCGTACGGCCAGTCCAAGACGGCCGGAGTGCTGCTGGCGGCGGGCATCGCCCGGAACTGGGCCGGCGAGGCAATCACCGCCAACGCCTTGGCGCCGGGCTTCATCCACACCAACCTCCAGCGGCTGATCTCACCGGAGACGATGCGGGCGATGGGAGCGATGGACGAGGACGGCAAGCTGATCACGCCCGAGTACTACAAGACCCCGGAGCAGGGAGCGGCCACCTCGGTGCTCCTGGCGGGCTCGCCGCTGGTCGAAGGCGTGACCGGCCGCTACTTCGAGGACAACCAGGAAGCCGAGGTTGTTGCCGGCGGCCCGGACGTCCGGCGTGGCGTGGCCGAGTGGGCAGTCGACCCGGTGGCTGCCGATCGGCTCTGGAGCCTTGCCCTCGAAACCCTCTGA
- a CDS encoding isocitrate lyase/PEP mutase family protein has protein sequence MSRIGGPREEPCSAGATGDPPYRDKATALRALHVPGKPLVLPNVWDAASARLAVAAGFPAVATSSFATAAILGYDDGEAAPVGEVLAGAARVARAVHVPVTIDFERGYRLDPAELVERFAATGAVGLNLEDSDPSTGQLVEATEHAEFLAAVRAAATSLGVDLVINARIDAFLRRAGSPGEQLAAAIARGTQYLDAGADCVYPIGQADPAVVRAMVEAIPGPVNVGYGRQSDLSLADFAVLGVSRVSFGPTLQQHLYGKLGAALFAAVAADRDPFQVER, from the coding sequence ATGAGCCGGATCGGCGGGCCGCGGGAGGAACCGTGCTCGGCGGGTGCCACCGGCGACCCGCCGTACCGGGACAAGGCAACTGCCTTGCGCGCGCTGCACGTACCGGGAAAGCCGCTGGTTCTGCCGAACGTCTGGGACGCCGCCTCGGCCCGCCTGGCCGTGGCGGCCGGGTTCCCGGCGGTCGCGACGAGCAGCTTCGCGACAGCGGCGATTCTCGGGTACGACGACGGCGAGGCGGCGCCCGTCGGCGAGGTGCTGGCGGGGGCCGCCCGGGTCGCTCGGGCGGTCCACGTGCCGGTCACCATCGACTTCGAACGGGGCTACCGCCTCGATCCGGCAGAACTCGTCGAACGATTCGCCGCGACCGGGGCGGTCGGGCTGAACCTGGAGGACTCGGACCCTTCCACCGGACAGCTGGTCGAGGCCACGGAACACGCGGAGTTCCTGGCGGCGGTGCGAGCCGCGGCGACGTCGCTCGGCGTGGATCTGGTGATCAATGCGCGGATCGACGCGTTCCTGCGCCGGGCCGGCTCGCCCGGCGAGCAGCTCGCCGCAGCCATCGCCCGCGGGACGCAGTACCTTGACGCCGGTGCGGACTGCGTCTATCCCATCGGCCAGGCAGATCCCGCAGTCGTCCGAGCGATGGTGGAAGCGATCCCTGGCCCGGTCAACGTTGGCTACGGCCGGCAGAGCGACCTGTCACTGGCCGACTTCGCTGTACTCGGCGTCAGCCGCGTGAGCTTTGGCCCGACCCTGCAGCAACACCTCTACGGCAAGCTCGGAGCCGCCCTGTTCGCAGCTGTCGCGGCCGACCGGGACCCGTTCCAGGTCGAGCGCTGA
- a CDS encoding SRPBCC family protein: MTEQGSSIVQDFEQSPERVFEAVTAVRGWWSKNITGGTAAAGDEFEYDVPGGVHHCRIRVVEVVPNQLVTWLVLDNTFNFVEDQEEWNDTEIRFEISRRDDGRTELRFTHVGLVPEFECYDICHQSWGFYVGHSLRKLITTGQGLPNEVTDGVDVIGGRVEAFAG, from the coding sequence ATGACCGAGCAGGGCAGCAGCATCGTCCAGGACTTCGAGCAGTCGCCCGAGCGGGTGTTCGAGGCCGTCACCGCGGTGCGGGGCTGGTGGTCGAAGAACATCACCGGCGGGACAGCGGCGGCGGGCGACGAGTTCGAGTACGACGTACCGGGTGGTGTGCACCACTGCCGGATCCGGGTCGTCGAGGTGGTTCCGAACCAGCTCGTCACCTGGCTGGTGCTCGACAACACCTTCAACTTCGTCGAGGACCAGGAGGAGTGGAACGACACCGAGATCCGGTTCGAGATCTCCCGCCGGGACGACGGCCGGACCGAACTGCGCTTCACCCACGTCGGCCTCGTTCCGGAGTTCGAGTGCTACGACATCTGCCACCAGAGCTGGGGCTTCTACGTCGGCCACAGCCTGCGGAAGCTGATCACCACCGGCCAGGGCCTGCCGAACGAGGTCACCGACGGCGTCGACGTGATCGGCGGCCGGGTGGAGGCCTTCGCAGGCTAG
- a CDS encoding phosphatase PAP2 family protein, whose translation MRRGSLQAAGEFPPSPRTEGPARRRRFIREVALLLVLFGVYTVGRFVSALHAGAAFLNADALIHFQAGLGLPSEAEVQSVVLRVPDLAQFANRYYAYVHFPMTAIVLLWLLVKRPAQYAKARWSLAALTGLALIGHLVFPLAPPRMLPELGWVDTGVLFGQSVYGPDADSGLANQFAAMPSLHVGWAFLVSVFLIRATRSGWRWLWAAHPVITFTVVVVTANHYWLDGLIALLLAVPLVLIFDSRRTPASGGPECGYRSGLEGDA comes from the coding sequence GTGCGTCGAGGCTCACTGCAGGCCGCTGGAGAATTCCCGCCGTCTCCACGGACCGAAGGTCCCGCACGCCGCAGGCGGTTCATCCGGGAGGTCGCGCTGCTGCTTGTGCTGTTCGGCGTCTACACCGTCGGCAGGTTCGTCTCCGCCCTGCACGCCGGCGCCGCGTTCCTGAATGCCGACGCGCTCATCCACTTCCAGGCCGGCCTCGGACTGCCCAGTGAGGCCGAGGTCCAGTCGGTCGTGCTGCGGGTCCCCGATCTCGCCCAGTTCGCGAACCGGTACTACGCCTACGTGCACTTCCCGATGACCGCGATCGTGCTGCTCTGGTTGCTGGTCAAGCGCCCTGCGCAGTACGCGAAAGCCCGGTGGTCGCTGGCGGCACTCACCGGACTCGCCCTGATCGGGCACCTGGTGTTTCCGCTCGCGCCACCGCGCATGCTGCCGGAGCTCGGGTGGGTCGACACCGGCGTACTGTTCGGGCAGTCGGTGTACGGGCCGGACGCGGACAGCGGACTGGCGAACCAGTTCGCGGCGATGCCGAGCCTGCACGTCGGCTGGGCGTTCCTGGTGTCGGTGTTCCTGATCCGGGCGACCCGGTCGGGCTGGCGGTGGTTGTGGGCGGCGCATCCGGTGATCACCTTCACGGTGGTCGTTGTCACCGCCAACCACTACTGGCTCGACGGCCTGATCGCCCTGCTGCTGGCCGTGCCGCTGGTACTGATCTTCGACAGCCGACGAACGCCTGCCAGCGGTGGACCAGAATGTGGCTATCGATCCGGACTCGAAGGAGATGCATGA